The nucleotide sequence GAGCTCCTAAAAAGGACTAAAATCAGAACAAGACATGGTTCAGCTTACTTAGCAGAATTAGAAAGAGAATCCGAGAATACTTAAAGTGGTATAAAACTTTGCCCATACAAAAGCATCGACCACCAGTAACTAGTTACTACACAAACCACACACCAGTTCACACTAATTGACAAGCCACCTCTCTACAGTTACATAAACCAGTCTAGCAACGAAAGCAAACATAAATTTAACTAGTCACGAGGATGAGATCAAATGCTGAAAAGAGACCAGGCAACTGTAACTTCCATCCAGCAGTCGAGCGCCTCCACAGGCATGTAATGAGTGGCTTTTCCGGCATCTTCAGCTGCAATCCAAATACCAGCTATCGCTCGGCCTTCTTCCCCACCAGCACCATGTTGTAAGATAGACAGCCCCAGCTTCCCATCCTTTTCAACACAAATAACACGTCTTGATAACTTGACAAAGCCATCGGCATCAACAGGCAATTTATCACAATTAAGTTCAAGCAGAGAGATTTGGATGTCTCTTTTCTTGGAGGTACTAGCAGTTAGTACACCTCGAAAACCATGTGGCCATCGCCCTTTAAAGACTCGAACAAAAATTGTGGCCTCCACAGAACTAAAAGCAGTGTAGTATTGCATCTCCACTGTGCAAAGCTTGCTAGTGTACTCAATAGGAAGGAAGCAGCCCAGCCTGTATGAGTCCACAAATTTGTTTAAATCTTTATCTTCAGATTCAGTAGTACCCTTTACTTTGAGCTTAACCTCCAAATGTGAGTTATCATGCGACATGACAACACCGCGGCTAGGACCTGCCAGTGTTAGGTATGAATCCTGCATGCATCAATAACAAATTAAGTAAACAATGTACGTAATATATTTATCTTTCATCAATAATTAAGACTCACAGTGGAATATATTCAATAAATCCAATGCTGGTAAAAAATGAGAATGTACTCATTGAAACATAATTCATCTATCAAGTAATTACAAGTAAAAAAAGTTAATTTCATCAATAATAGGACTGTAGAGAAATATATTCAATTCATCTAAcattgataataataataatacgaTAACTGTATACTCAAACAGAGGAAAGCAAGTCTAATTTGAAGACCTGCAAATGCATTTCAAGCAGAGGCATTACATATCTCATAGCAAAAACTGGACATATGCATCATGTTAAAAATTCCCCTTCAAGATTGTACAGGTTTATTTAGCATGTTGTCACCTTCGAAACCATTAAGCAAAAGCTACCAGCAGATTTACATCTATGTAAACTCGAGTTGCGATCAGTATTGCAACAACTTTGTTCAGAAACACTTTGTTTGTAGGCATGAATTGTAAAGCTTATGACTTGATTCTAGATACACATACACTACACTAGTAAGACCAAGTTTGACAAGTAATGAATGTCTGGTGAAGCACAAAAGATGGTGAATTTTGCTGCCATTGCTACTTCTCCAATCTGACCCATGTCCTAGAGTGGGAAAATACAGTTTTCACGAACCTGCTCATTGATACTCTGGCAGTCGTCCCTTTCACGGCTGAAAACCACATTTCGCATGCGATCCACCCCATCGCGCACGGCGACGACACCGTAGACATCGAGGGGCCACTGCAAGCCACCGGTAAGGTCCTTGACTTGGACGGAGACGATCTGCAGTGTGTCCTCCGGCATGACCATGTACGGGAAACCAGGGCGCCTGAAGTTGGCGTCCGTGAAACGCATGCAGGGGATTTGCGCTGCAgccatcaatcaatcaatcaatcaatcaatcaatcatatGATATTACAAGAGCAACCAAGGATGCGGGCAGGCAAGAAGGAAACTGAAAAGAGATGAGCAGGACTGGCCGCTTACTGACGGCATCGAAGGGGATCTTGCCGTGCGACCAAACATCGATCCACCTCTCGCGGAACCTCTCCCACGATTCGCTGCAGAACTTCTCCCAGCTCTCCTCGCGCTCGCGCAGCTGCTCGGGCGTCGGAGGGTTTGCCAGCCCTCTCTCGAACTCCTCCCACCACTTCCAggacctttcttcttcttcttccgccgccgccgccctagcagctTCCGCAGCCGCAGCCTCTGCCTCTGCCTTGGCAGCTTTTCCACTCGCTTTCCTAGGCCTCTTCTTGCGCTCCATCTCAATgcccacctccatcacctccatcTCCGCTTCCGAAGAACCGATCTAATCTTGCCACCGCCGTCGGCAATTTGATATTTTTTGGTATCGCAAAATGGtaagaaccctagatcggattgGGGTCGCGTTGTATACTCCAGGGCCATACCCACATGGGCTGCGCTACTTTTATGAGCCTACCAAAGAACCGACCCACAACTTTTTTTTGAACAACAAAAGGCGCACGAAGCCCCAAATTCATTCAGCTCAGTAGCATCTTACAACATGAATTACAAAGCCCTGAACCTGAAATGTATCTAGGAGAGAAACAACAGGGCAAGATATATGTCTATGGGTTGAAGCAAAGCAACATATTTCAGGTTCAACATTAGAACATAGATCCTGATGAGCTGCATTATGAGCGATTCCATTAATTTCCctagaaatatgaaatacttgagGTTGCAAATTTGACACTTGCTTGAAGAAATCACCCAAAAGTTTCCGGATGCTCCATGGGGTATTGGCTTCCACAATCTCACCCGATGCAGCTAATGAGGCCAAGGATAGACAATCCATAAGAAAAGTTGGGTGAATAATGTTAAGCCTGTTAGCCACATGAGCCGCAAAAGAAAGTGCAAATGCTTCTGCTTGTATTGGAGAAGATGTAGCTGGAGCTGAAGCCTGAATTTGCACATTTACTTCAATTTGATCTTGTGGCCACGAAAGATAGACTCCAACTCCAGTAGCAACCGAACCTTGCACCAATCCTGGAACTTTCTTACATCTGAAAGCTACATCAGAGTATATTTTAGGACCGACAACGAGCAAATCAGATTTAAGAGTCTTTCCCTGCAGAGGAAGTTGATCAGGAGAAAGTTGAACTTGAGGCACCTCCTGCAAGCTAGACATATGATTAGAAACATCATATAAATCATAAGACAAGGCTTTTGCAGCAATGTGCACATGATGAGGGAGGGCTTTTTTCCGATCAAAAAGAAAATCATTTCTAGCCTTCCAAAGACACCACAAAAAATTAAGAATATTTTTGATAGAGACATGTGGATGAGACATGCTAAGAAAGGTAGAAATAGTGGAATGCAAACTAGTATGGCCTTGAATTAAAACATCTGATCTAATGAACCAAGGAGAGGAGAACCAAGCCGCACGAGCAAAATCACACAAAAAGAACAAATGGAATTCATCCTCTTGTTTACCACACCTACAACAAGCCTAAGAAATATGAGTGGAAAAACGACCCACCCTTAAACCTGTAGGCAAAGCTTTCCAAAAGAGTCTTCAAGCAAAAGTTTTAACTCTGGGTAACATTTGCTTTTGTTTCCAGATCAACTTAAGAAAGTCCTTCACCTCCAAAGACACTGAAGAAGGAGCAGCCATGGGATTTTCATGAATTTCTTGCAAACAAaacataatataagaacgtttaaataaaaagaaaagcgaACAGTTAAAATTAGTActacctctgtcccataatataagaacgtttttgactctagtatagtgtcaaaaacgttcttatattatggaacgttTTATTCACTAGTTAAAAATACTCCTGATCAGCGCTTGATCTAGGGTTTCCTtcgtgccgccgtcgccgccgccatcttAAGAAATTTAGGTCCCCTCGCCTTCAGCTGCCATCTTGGCGCTGAGAGGTGGGGGGACCTCGGATCTTCATGACCTCTATGTTCTTCGTCAACGTTCAGTGATCATCACAGTTGTGTGAGAATAAGTTTCCTTTCGTTCTTCTGTGGTATCATGAGGTTAGAGAGTTTTCTATCCTTGCAGATTCGATTGTTCGAATCTGATGATTTTATGTTGTTGTGTCAAGCTTTTCTTGTTGGTTTGATTCTTTATGGTGGTGAAATCTTTCATCGGCACCATggtgaagatatagtgattcgaCGACCTAcacttctaggggatcatcccGGACCCAAATACATTCATTGATAAAGGCTTCCCATCTTTCTATATGGGTGACTCAAGGCGCTTTCAGAAACCATTTTTAGTAATGTTTGTGCGGGTGAAAGAGTGACAATATCGTTGCTCCAGTCTAATTACAGATTCTTTACCGATGTTTTTGGAGTATTTCTTCGAGAAGAGATTGATACCGCGAATAAGGTGTTTACAAGAGATTTCATTTTAGTTCTTAATCATAgaagttactttgtattttcttaGATCTTAGGTCCAAATCATTGTACCTGTGATTGTTATGACTATCAATAAAGTCACAGGTGTTTCTCAGAAAAAAAAAACTCCTTCTGTTTTAATTTACTATGCATAATTTGTTATAAGTTTAAATTTATAAAGTTTCACAATGTTCATAAAATATAAATGACCATTTataataaaaaatatatattatgTGAAAAATATATTCGATAATGAATCTATGATATAGATTTGATATTGTAGCTGttaattttttttataattttattcaaattataaaaaatTTAACTTAAGATAAagttaatatgcagagtaaataaaaatggatggAGTAAATTCAATTAAACGAAAATGTTAAAACATTCTTTTTTTTAGCAAAAAAGGAGTATAAAAATGTTGATGCAACTAAAACAATTTCTtgcatttttttaaatgttcatgtaACTAAAAGACTTTTTGAAAAATTTAACAAATGTCTGTGTGTTTAATAAAATATTCATGTGATTTTAAAAGTGCTCATACCTTTTCCAAAAAATTTAATGcaattttaaaagattttaactaTTAGAACCTATTCCTGCCTCAGTCTGAAGTCTAAAAACCCTTTGTTATACAAAATCAAAGGAAAACCTAATACTAAAGTTTTAAGTGATGGGCCGCCTGACAGTTTAGTGTTGGTTCTTAGGTTGCTAAGCTCGACCCCCCTTTTACCTGATTATTTTCGCATGCGAACTTTAGGAAGTTCACCCTTATGAACACTTACTGAATGGTTTTCTTGAAAGGTGGCATGTACCTTTCGTTACATTTTGGTCTCTTGGGAAAATATTTGTCAATCTTGTCATTGTAAAAATTGAAAGTAGTTTTTCCTTACGGGTAATCAATTGATTTTTCCTTCCAAGGTGGTATGTACCTTTTGCTGCATTCGCATTTCTTGGGAATTCACGATCAATTAACCTTGTGTTGTTAGTTTTGGATGGTGCACACATCCTAGATACGCTAAGTGTGCATGAGAGCCTTCAAAGGTGTGAAATGAAGGAAGAAGTTCATACCGACCCAAAGATCGCCTGCTTCGTCAAGATATACCCCAAGTGAGGCTAGACCTTTGTGGTTCTTCGTGGTCGTAAGCTATTGTCAATTTTTTGGTTGCTCCTTCATGGACCCGACGTGGATATTGTCCTAGAATCTCTCTGATTTGAAGCTTTCATCGACGTGGAGTAGGATAGCGTGAATTATTCGAAAAATAAGGAAAGATATCGTCAAGCCTCTCGGTGTTTGTGTTCTCCTAACCCTTTCTCCTTACTTGTGCAAGTTGTTTATTTTTGATGCTTTAATCTTTGTAGACTTGTATGTGTCGGGTGTATTAGGCAAACACTAGCTAAGCTTAAAATTGCCAAGAACTTTAAGATTGTGAAAAAGGTCCTCTTGGTGGTGCTAACAATAGATACGTAGGCACAATTTATTATTACTATTCTAGAGTAACGTACTAATTTAGTGTCAAAGTGTCAATTGTTGTTTCCTACTAATTTTTATTTACACGAAAGGGTATTTTATGGAGATATAAAAGATGGAAAAATATGATTGAAGTTTTTATCGAAGGAGCAAGATGGGACAAACCAGCATATGAGGGGAGCTACACAAGGCCCATGGCgtgagcttggggggggggggggaggggggggcgaACAGGAGTGTGGTGCCCACATGCACCCCCTGCCACCTCTTCACCCCGATGGCTTCATCTAACCACAAAACCCCACGTCATGTTTATTTCGTATTTTTTTCAATGCCACTTCGAGGTAATCCAAGGAGATCCAATCTAGAATCCTTTTACTGTACTTTACTGGAGGGGGCAATCGTCACCGACGACTTCTTAATTTACTTTGCAACCAATGGATATAAAGACATAATTCGTATGTGTAATCATGACATATATGGTCTCTCATAAAAACAAAGTTGAATCAATAcgcaatagtaatttgtttactatGCCTACGCTACTTGCAAAGATGTCACTAGGGAATTTATTGATCCCGGCCTACTTTTCCTCGTAAATACAAAACTTTCTTTTACGTTCTCTTCCACTTTAATATTCTACAATTTATTGTTTTCCACTAACACTCGATACATTAACCATTCTGTGGCTTGCAAAATTAGTGGGATTGACAACCCTAGAGAACTTGGGTGCACAAGTTAAGTTTCTTAGTTGAGTGCCTGGTGACCACTCTTTGTGGAGTTCCTTAATTGAGGGGAAAGTTGCTATAAAACCTTGTGCTTCAGGGTCCTACATTATCATTTTGGTACCATAGCCAGTGAACATAGGTAAccttcaccccctctagacatactaaATGATCCCATTATAGCGTCCGTTCCTTCTTATATCGGTGCACCATAATTACCAACATCAATAGGATTTGAAGTGCTGCTTGATGAGCGCGACGACGCAATAGCAGAGG is from Triticum aestivum cultivar Chinese Spring chromosome 3A, IWGSC CS RefSeq v2.1, whole genome shotgun sequence and encodes:
- the LOC123059514 gene encoding uncharacterized protein; translation: MEVMEVGIEMERKKRPRKASGKAAKAEAEAAAAEAARAAAAEEEEERSWKWWEEFERGLANPPTPEQLREREESWEKFCSESWERFRERWIDVWSHGKIPFDAVTQIPCMRFTDANFRRPGFPYMVMPEDTLQIVSVQVKDLTGGLQWPLDVYGVVAVRDGVDRMRNVVFSRERDDCQSINEQDSYLTLAGPSRGVVMSHDNSHLEVKLKVKGTTESEDKDLNKFVDSYRLGCFLPIEYTSKLCTVEMQYYTAFSSVEATIFVRVFKGRWPHGFRGVLTASTSKKRDIQISLLELNCDKLPVDADGFVKLSRRVICVEKDGKLGLSILQHGAGGEEGRAIAGIWIAAEDAGKATHYMPVEALDCWMEVTVAWSLFSI